The DNA sequence CGCCCCCGTCCTCATCCACCCAGCCCCGAATCCGCGGCACCCGGTGCCGTATCCGGCCATCGCCGAGTCCTCGGTCAAGCCGTCGACGCTGTAGACGCTGGTCCTCATGCCGAAGAACTGCAGACCCTCGAGGTCCGCCAGGCCGGCAGGGTTCCAGTGGAGCGCCGTCACGTCGTCGGCGACCGCCACGAAGGCCCCGCCCATACCCATCGCCCGCGCGCCCGTCTCGACCTCGAGGAAATTGGCCGATGCCGGCGCTGCTGCCACCATGAGCGACGCGACAAGGAGTACGATGCTCCGATTCATAATCGTCGTCCTTTGCTACTTGATGACCACAACCGGTCTGTTGACGCGCTCGAAGGTCGGCTCGGTGTCGAACCGCGCCTCGATGCGCATCACGTAGATACCGTAGGGCACGACCTCACCGTTCTCGTCGGTGCCGTCCCAGACGATCTGCGCCGGGGTGCGGCCCGTGTACTCGGTCGCCTCCTGGAACACCAGGCGTCTCGCGAGCCGCCCGGACAGGTCGTAGAACTCGACGTTCACATAGTCGGCCTCGCGCCCGAGGAAGAAGCTCACGACCATCTCATCGTAAAGACCGTCGCCGTTCGGCGAGAACGGGTTGGGCTCCGCCATCACGCCGGAGAGTCCCTCCGAGCCGCCGACGTCGAGAGCCTCCCAGTAGAAGACGCCGTAGAGCCCGAGCCCGCGGATGCGGCTCGCGACCGTGTTGCTCGTCGGGCTCGCGCCGCCTCCCAGGAGAACCCACCGCTCGGTCTCCGGGATCCACGAGAAGATGCCGAAGTCGCTCTCGTCGAGTCCGCCGACCTCGTACTGGGGATAGTGAAGCGTCAGGGTCGGCTCTCCGGAGAGCTCGACCGTGCTCCTCCCATCGGTCGACGCCTCGAGCGTCCGCGCGACACCGAGGAACGCCATGTCGTCCCGGATGTTCTCGATGTCCACGAGCGACTCGGCGACCGGTGTCAGCGTGAAGTCGACCGTGTCCCCGGCGCCGGGCAGGTTCGCTCCTTCGAGGGAGAGGACCGTGCCGTCGGCGAAGACCAGGTCGCGCTCGTCAGTGTCGGCGAGAGTGTCCACGACGGAGAGGGTCTGGTAGGCCGCCCATGGTTCAGGAATGCCGAACGTCAGCGTGGACGTCCGAATCGCATTCGCGCTGTCCGCCGCGTCCTTCGCGTAGACCCATCCCTCAAGCACGCGCGCGTCGCCCGTCTTGTTGAGCGTGCTGACGTTCGTGTTCGCAACGACATCGTCCCGCGGGATGTCGGCCGCCCAGACATCGGACGCCAGGTTGACCATGTCGATCGACTCCCTGAGCGCCGTCTGGCCGACCGGATACCAGTGAAGCCGGGCTGCGTCGATGCCGGTCACATCGGTAATCTCGGTCGAGATGACCGCGGGCGCACCGTCGAGCGCCAGCCACGGGATGTGACCGAGCTCGGGGTCGGCAGGGAACGGTGAGATGATCGGAGGCGACGTGTCGACCGCGAAGCTCGCCTCGACCACGCACGCGACCTGGTTGTTCTCGAACCGCTCCTCGGCCGCGTCGGTCGTGTAGTCGAGCATCTCCTCCTGGGTCCGGCCCGGCTCGTGGCCCTCACCCGGGGACACAACGAGATCCATGATGTTGGGATCGCGGTCGCGGTTCGCCTCGCTGTCGCGTCCGCCGCCGATCTGCCACTCGCTGGTGTTCGCGTTGACCCAGCGGATGCCGCCGACGTTCTGGTCGTTCGAGTCGCCGTCGTGCGACGCTATCGTCACGATGATGTCCCAGAAGGCGACGTTCGCGAAGTCGACCCCCGTGTCTCCACCGAAGAGGTCGGCGTTGACACGAATGTCGATGTAATCCTCCTGGTAGTTGTTGCACATCGAGACATCGCTGTCGTTCTTGTAGAGTGTCCAGCTCGCCTGGGAGTTCGACCCGTTCGAGTCGATGAACCACTTGCCCCACCCCTCGACCGAGATGCCGTAGTCCCAGGCGTCGACGCTCGCGATGTCGATGTAGCGGTTCGGGAATCCGCTGGTGGCGCCCTGCCCCTCGACCGCGTCGATGTAGATGTCGATCTTCTGGAGGTTGAGGTCGGTGCGGAACTCGCTGTCGCACGTCTGCTCGCTCGGCTGGGGAGCGCCCCAGTCGGCCGTGCCCGCATCCCTGTGGTTCACGAGGTCGTCGATCGAGACACGGAAGACCAGCATGTTCCCGTCGACGAAGATATCGACGTTCGTGAGGTCGAACGAGCCCGGGAAGAAGACCAGGTTCGTCGGGTAGAAGTAGTAGAGCCCGTCGATCGGATTGCCGCTGCCGTCGGTCTGGTTCGGCCCGTGGTCGTCGTCGAGCGAGTCGGCGAACGACCTGAGCGCAACGGGCGGGTTGTCGATCTCGAGGTCGATGTCAAGCTGCGAGGAGTAGATGTTGAGCGAGTCGCGGGCCGTCACGGTGACGGTCTGCTCTCCCCCGGTCGCCGAGAGGCCGACCGTGTCGGCCGCCGTGTAGACGCCGTCCATGGCCCCCTGGTCGGGGTTGAAGCCGTCGTCGTACATCCTCGTGAGCTCGTCCCCGCCGAGGCTCGACAGATCAAGGAAGACGTCGCCGATACCGCCGCCAAGATCGGTCACCTCGGCGGTGTAGGTCACGACATCGCCCGGCTCGGCGACGGGCGGGTTCGCCTCTCCGTTCGCGAGACCGGGAGCCAGTCCCTCGGCGCGGACGACGTAGGTCGCGTAGTTCGAGAGCATGACGGGCGTCGTGGCCGTCTCCCACCATTCGCCGCTGTCGGGGATCATGTCGTGGGTCGCGTCCGACGGCGTCGAGTCGAGCGCCGTGCGCTTCTCGCCGTCCTCCTGCATCGAATAGGCCTGGAGGCGGACGGTGTCCCCGATGTCGGCCTCGATGATAGACAGGGGAACCTGCAGGATGGCCTGGTCCGCCGTCTTCGTCTGAAGGCCCAGCGCTACGGCGTTCACGCCCTCGGCGAAGCCGATGCGCCACTCCTCCTCCACGAAGTCGTAGTGCTCCCACTGGGCGTTCCAGCGCCGGAGGTCGCCGTAGTCGTTCGCGGCGTACTTGTAGGTGTAGCAGTAGTCGGGCAGCAGGTCGTGAGCAAAGTTGACCGGGAACCCGAACGGGTCGGTGGCCCCGCCGTCGGACGTCCCGCTGGTCTCAATGAGAAGGCCCAGGTGCATTCCGGTCCAGTCCGAGGTGAAGTCGAGCGTCACGATCAGCGTGTCGGCCGAGTTCGCCGACCGCATGACCGTCAGGTCGACTCCCGGCAGGCTGTTGTGGTCGGGGTCGGACTCAGGCGCCGTCTCGTCGACAGCCACGATGGTCGCGTCCACCGGAACGAAGAGCTTCTGTACATTGAGCGTCGGCGTCGTCCCGGTGACCTCGGCCACGCCGTACGACGTTCCTGCCGTGATCGCCGAGGTCGCCGTCCCCGCGGGGTCGGTCGTGATCGGACTCTCGATAGAGGTCAGAAGCCCCGCCGGCGCGGCCGTCAGTGCGATCTCCAGACCGGACTCCGCGACGGCGTTGCCGTAGTCATCGACAACCTGCGCCGTGATGACGCCCGAGTCGCCCGCACGGAGAGCGGGCGGGTCGAGACTCGTCGACACGATCGCGGCGTCGCCCGGCTCGATGACGATCGCCAGGGTATCGACCTCGACCCCAGCCAAACCGGATGCCGGGTCGATGGTGGCGCTGACGTAGGTCGTGCCTGCGACCGTTCCCGAGAAATCGACCTCGAACGTGCCGTTGGGATCGGTCTCGGGCGCGGAGACGGTGAACTGGCCGCCGACTCCGGACGTGAAGAGATTGGCCCTGATACCCCCAACAGGCGCGTCGTTCCCGCTGGCGTCCCTGAGCTGACCGGTGATCCGCGCGGCCTCGGAGCCGCCGGCGGCGATCGCCGACACGTCGGACGAGAGCGCAAGCCTCGTCGGCGCCGCCGGGTCGATTGCAACCTCGAGCACTCCGCGGATCGTGTCGCGCGCCGCCTCAAGCCTGATCACCTCGACCTCGTCGCTCGCGACAAGGAACGGCGCGGCGCCGTCCTCGAACATGTCGTCGGTGATGTACCACGGTTCCGTCGTGAGCACGCTGTCGGCGCTCGCCACGACGAAGTTGCCCTCGGGAGGATACGAGGGATCGAGCTTCGTTGCCTCCAGAAGGACGCTGTCCTGCGCCGCGTCGTCCCAGTAGGCGACGCGACCGTCGGCGTCGCGCGGCTGGATCCACGCCGGGGCGAAGTAGTAGATCGTGTCGGCCGGGAGGCTCACCGTCGTGCGGACGCTCTGGATGGTGTTCCCGACAGAGTCGACGAACGCGTACTCCGTGGCCTCCACGACGTTGAGCGTCAGCTGGCCGACGTCCTCGGTGCTCTCGTCCTCGACCGTCACGGTCGTCACGGCTTCAACGTAACCCTTGGCCGTCGCCTCGACGCGGTAGGTCCCGTCGACGACGATGCCGATCTCGAATGTCCCGGAGCCATTCTCGACGACCTGCGCCCCGTCGCCGCCGACCTCTCCGGTGTCGACGTCGTACGCCGTGACCGTGACGTCCTCGAGCGGGCCGCCGACGGCCGTGACCGAGCCGATGATCTTTCCGTCCACTCTGGTCAGCATGAAATCCACGTTCTCAGTGGTGTCCTCGTTCGCCACGACGACACCGAGCACGGTCGAGTCGAGATATCCCTCCGCGAAGGTCGTGACGTCGTAGGTGCCGTCCGCCAGCGTCGAGATCATGTAGTCTCCCCCGCCCGCGGGGGACTCGTCACTGCCGACGACGTTCCCGCCCTGCATGGCGCTCACGGTCACGACGGTGGTCGTGTCGGACGGTTCGTCGAGCGTGACCGTTCCCGAGATGGCGCCGCTCGGCGGGTACCCCTCGTCGGGAACCCCGTCCGAGTTGGCATCGACGACGATCTCGACGGCCTCATCGGCCGTGATGAGCGCGTTCCATGCCGTGCCGCCGCTCGTCTCGAGAGCCGAAGAGGAGGTCGGCATCAGATCGTACGGTCCGGAGCCGTCCCCGCCGACGACTGCCGCGATGAACTGGACGGTCGTGCCCGGCGGGACCTGTCCGGGCCCGATGCCGTAGAGCTCGTTCCACGAGAAACGGGCCTCGATGTGCTTGAGGCCCGGGTTGCACTGCGAGTAGAACTCCGTGAGGTCGGTCGTGCTCGTCGGATCGGAGCAGAACTTCGCATCGAACGTCACGGGGAGGTTCCAGCCGCCCATCACGACCTCGGCCCCGAAGCCCTCGAACACGAGCTGACGCGCGTAGAAGTCGGCGCTCGTGAAATCGGTCGCGCCCGTCACGCCGTTCTGCCAGTCGGTGTCGATGAAGAGCAGGTAGCCGTTCCCGTATCCGCCCGGGCCGTTCACGGTCTTGATGCCGACGTACAGACTGTCGGCGTCCCAGGTGACCCAGAGGTTGTCGAGGTCCGCATCCGACGGGTAGTAGCGGCAATCGTCGTTGGGGTCGTTGAAGACCAGCTCGTCGGCCTCCCAGTCCCCCGCCTGGGTCTGGACCCGCCCATTGACGTTCGGGCTGTTGTACGTCTTCGATGTCGCGGCGCCGAAGGCCACGAGAACGGCCAGGAGCACCACAACGGGCAACATGCGTCTCATAAGCTGATCCCCGAAAAGCGCCGCGCGGAGCGCGGTCAGGCCATATCGCCGTTACAAGGGTAGACCAGTCCCGTCCGGCCTCCAAGGCCGGCGAGCGTCCTTCACCCTGATTGCGTCCTATAAGGAAGAAGCTAGCAGAGCATCAGATGAGCGTCAAGCACGCGGGGGAGGGAGGCCCTGGGGCCGGGAAACCGTGCGGTCGCGGGTCACCGGTCGGTCTCGCCCCGGAACTTCGCAGCGGCGTCGGTCACATTCTGCCTCGCGTCCCTCCGCTCTGCAACCCTGCCGACGAGCTCGGGCAGCACACCGCCCGCCGGTCCGAGCAGGGTGGCGTCGATCAGCACGGAGAACGGCGTATACCCGGTGTTGATCTCGACCACCGTCGCTCCATTGTGCTTCGCGACGAGCGGCAGTGAAGCGGCCGGCCGTACGACGGCCGACGTCCCGACGACGAGCATCGCGTCGCACGACTGTGCGGCACGTCGGGACGCCTCGAAGGCCTTGACCGGAAGAGGTTCCCCGAACCAGACGACATCCGGCCTGAGGAGCGCGCCGCACGTCGTGCACCGGGGTGGGATCTCGCTCAGCGGCGTCTCGGTGAAGGCGCCGACCGTGAGCTCCCTCGTGCATCTCGCCCGCCAGATATTGCCGTGGAGCTCGATCGGATCGGAGCTCCCGGCCCTCGCGTGGAGGCCGTCCACGTTCTGGGTGACGAGACGGACGTCCTGGAAGACATCCTCGAGTTCTGCGATGGCCTTGTGGGCGGGGTTGGGCTCCGCGTCAGCGATGATCTGACGGCGGTAGTCGTACCAGCTCCAGACGAGCTCCGGATCGGCCTCGAAGGCCTCGGCCGTCGCCAGGTCCTCGGCGCTGTACTCCCTCCAGAGGCCGTCCCT is a window from the Candidatus Effluviviaceae Genus V sp. genome containing:
- a CDS encoding NAD-dependent protein deacylase, translating into MGLSAGITEDLVDRLSGADRLVVFTGAGVSQESGVPTFRGRDGLWREYSAEDLATAEAFEADPELVWSWYDYRRQIIADAEPNPAHKAIAELEDVFQDVRLVTQNVDGLHARAGSSDPIELHGNIWRARCTRELTVGAFTETPLSEIPPRCTTCGALLRPDVVWFGEPLPVKAFEASRRAAQSCDAMLVVGTSAVVRPAASLPLVAKHNGATVVEINTGYTPFSVLIDATLLGPAGGVLPELVGRVAERRDARQNVTDAAAKFRGETDR